From Cyprinus carpio isolate SPL01 chromosome A7, ASM1834038v1, whole genome shotgun sequence, a single genomic window includes:
- the LOC109084255 gene encoding copper chaperone for superoxide dismutase: MDTNRTAKLEFAVQMSCDSCVNAVKGVLERDPGVQSVHVDLAKEQVLVETALTSLQVQSLIESTGRRAVLKGMGGSETDLGAAVAMISGASQDRCLIDGTIDGLTPGAHGLHVHELGDLTQDCMSCGDHFNPFRKQHGAPQDSERHVGDLGNITAAPDGRASFRLEDSQIKVWDVIGRSLVVDSGEDDLGRGKHPLSKITGNSGERLACGVIARSAGLFQNPKQICACDGVTLWEERDRPIAGKGRKVTDAPTANLNETCPRVRDRRCT, translated from the exons ATGGACACAAACAGAACTGCGAAG CTGGAGTTTGCGGTGCAGATGTCATGTGACAGCTGTGTTAATGCAGTAAAGGGCGTCCTGGAGAGAGACCCGG GAGTTCAGTCGGTGCATGTAGACCTGGCTAAGGAGCAGGTGTTGGTGGAGACGGCGCTCACCTCTCTACAGGTCCAGAGTCTGATTGAAAGCACAGGCAGACGGGCCGTCCTGAAGGGAATGGGCGGCTCAGAGACAG ACCTAGGTGCTGCCGTGGCGATGATCAGTGGGGCTTCACAGGACCGCTGTTTGATTGACGGGACGATTGACGGACTGACGCCCGGAGCTCACGGCCTGCATGTGCATGAACTGGGCGATCTGACACAGGACTGCATGAG ctgTGGAGATCATTTCAATCCCTTCAGGAAACAGCATGGAGCTCCTCAGGACTCGGAGAGG CATGTAGGAGATCTGGGGAATATCACAGCTGCTCCTGACGGCAGAGCTTCATTCCGGCTAGAAGACTCTCAGATCAAG GTGTGGGATGTGATTGGTCGGTCTCTAGTGGTGGATTCTGGGGAGGATGATTTGGGGCGTGGGAAACACCCGCTGTCCAAAATAACAGGAAACTCTGGAGAGAG GCTGGCCTGTGGAGTCATCGCCCGCTCCGCCGGCTTGTTTCAAAACCCCAAACAGATCTGTGCCTGTGATGGTGTGACACTGTGGGAGGAGAGAGATCGACCCATCGCTGGGAAAGGACGTAAAGTCACTGACGCACCGACTGCTAATCTGAATGAGACCTGCCCACGCGTCAGGGACCGCAGATGCACATGA
- the rbm14b gene encoding RNA-binding protein 14b, giving the protein MDKGQTIKLFVGNLALDTTQEELSAIFESYGQVVSCSVLRQFAFIHLQGEGAAERAIRELNGREFKGRNLVVEESRGRPLHSTKVFVGNLSSMCTTEDLRELFQTFGKVLECDKVKGYAFVHMENKEDALQAIEALHGTSFKGRPLSVELSKVQPSKQTPTGKIPCVSCGKQGHYAGECPAGKPTLEQYQSQAAVLAAAAAAAAGLPLQVQQSVHNSVYNTSTFDPTYAALTGLTSGGARAEGGTAVAPAVYGALASQVYGTVSNQLYGGTVANQALNSGAAAAAAQVYGSVNPALYGQVTSGAVAAAAAAAGAYGPQVYAHALANPVFLTAAHSMEVPGAATAAVNPAYTVAPALYTATPAYGALGAADSAAFFEAARAHYFAQGQQVLAEQQQASSKSGERDRSPLRRSAPLLPDPIMKPFMYQRAKRRALLPTPAGREEAAAQEDDPVARYYAEYYQQYQQLQQYPQYQYAYPSHNPLAAVSALQTLSGVPTQPVATLDSLRPVLPAAPVPAAIAMATPRVYEPPPIPPSHKEPLLRRPELALHTPETPFR; this is encoded by the exons ATGGATAAGGGCCAAACGATAAAGCTCTTCGTAGGAAATCTGGCCCTGGACACCACACAAGAAGAACTGTCAGCCATCTTTGAGTCGTACGGCCAGGTGGTTAGCTGCAGCGTCTTGAGACAGTTTGCTTTCATACACCTGCAAGGAGAGGGTGCTGCTGAACGTGCCATCCGGGAGCTCAATGGCCGAGAGTTCAAAGGACGCAACCTTGTGGTCGAGGAGTCCCGAGGACGCCCGCTTCACTCAACAAAGGTGTTTGTGGGTAATCTGAGTAGTATGTGCACCACAGAAGATCTTCGGGAGCTGTTTCAGACCTTTGGGAAAGTTTTGGAGTGCGATAAGGTAAAAG GTTATGCCTTTGTGCACATGGAGAACAAGGAGGATGCGCTGCAGGCTATTGAGGCTTTGCATGGGACCTCCTTCAAAGGACGACCGCTCTCTGTGGAGCTGTCCAAAGTTCAGCCAAGTAAGCAGACTCCAACTGGGAAAATCCCATGTGTCAGCTGTGGAAAACAGGGCCATTATGCAGGTGAATGCCCAGCCGGTAAGCCCACCCTGGAGCAGTACCAGAGCCAAGCAGCCGTGTTAGCCGCCGCCGCTGCTGCAGCTGCCGGCCTTCCACTGCAGGTTCAACAGAGTGTCCACAACTCTGTATACAACACCTCAACTTTTGACCCCACGTATGCTGCTTTGACTGGACTTACATCTGGTGGAGCAAGGGCAGAAGGAGGAACTGCCGTGGCTCCAGCTGTTTATGGAGCACTAGCTAGTCAAGTGTATGGAACAGTTTCCAATCAGCTCTACGGTGGGACAGTTGCAAACCAGGCACTCAACTCTGGTGCTGCTGCAGCTGCCGCACAGGTGTATGGCTCCGTTAACCCAGCTCTCTATGGGCAAGTGACAAGTGGTGCAGTTGCAGCCGCCGCAGCTGCCGCTGGTGCATACGGTCCACAAGTTTACGCGCACGCATTAGCAAATCCAGTGTTCCTAACTGCAGCGCACAGCATGGAAGTACCAGGAGCTGCAACTGCTGCTGTTAACCCAGCTTATACAGTAGCACCGGCTCTCTACACCGCTACCCCAGCTTATGGGGCTCTTGGGGCAGCTGACTCAGCAGCTTTCTTTGAGGCAGCAAGGGCACACTACTTTGCACAAGGCCAGCAAGTGCTAGCAGAACAGCAACAGGCTAGCTCAAAGTCTGGAGAAAGGGACCGGAGTCCACTGAGAAGATCTGCCCCACTGTTGCCTGACCCTATTATGAAACCATTTATGTACCAGAGGGCCAAGCGCAGAGCTTTATTGCCTACACCTGCAGGTCGAGAGGAAGCCGCTGCACAGGAGGATGACCCTGTAGCCAG ATACTACGCAGAATACTACCAGCAGTACCAGCAGCTGCAGCAGTATCCACAGTACCAGTACGCGTATCCATCTCACAACCCTCTTGCAGCGGTGTCTGCACTGCAGACTCTGTCTGGTGTGCCTACTCAGCCGGTGGCAACGCTTGACTCCCTCAGGCCAGTGCTGCCCGCCGCCCCCGTGCCTGCCGCCATCGCCATGGCAACACCCCGCGTGTATGAGCCACCGCCGATTCCGCCGTCGCACAAGGAACCCCTCCTCCGCCGCCCCGAACTCGCCCTACACACCCCTGAAACACCCTTCCGATAG